In one Pseudomonas sp. SCA2728.1_7 genomic region, the following are encoded:
- the phnX gene encoding phosphonoacetaldehyde hydrolase, whose protein sequence is MNYVNPNKLQAAILDWAGTVVDFGSFAPTQIFVEAFAEFDVQVSIEEARGPMGMGKWDHIRTLCDQPQVAERYRKAFGRTPTDDDVTAIYNRFMPLQIEKIAEHSALIPGALETIANLRQQGIKIGSCSGYPKQVMDKVVELAATNGYVADHVVATDEVPNGRPWPAQALANVIALGIDDVAACVKIDDTVPGILEGRRAGMWTVALICSGNALGLDYAGFRALGSDELASERKRIHALFEGSRPHYMIDTITDLPEVIADINKRLANGEMPQYS, encoded by the coding sequence ATGAACTACGTCAATCCAAACAAGCTGCAAGCCGCGATCCTCGACTGGGCCGGCACCGTGGTCGATTTCGGCTCGTTCGCGCCGACGCAGATCTTCGTCGAAGCGTTCGCCGAATTCGACGTGCAGGTCTCCATCGAAGAAGCCCGTGGCCCGATGGGCATGGGCAAGTGGGATCACATCCGCACCCTTTGCGATCAGCCGCAAGTGGCCGAGCGTTATCGCAAGGCATTCGGCCGCACGCCGACCGATGACGACGTCACCGCCATCTACAATCGCTTCATGCCGCTGCAGATCGAGAAGATCGCCGAGCACTCGGCACTGATTCCCGGCGCTCTGGAAACCATCGCCAACCTGCGCCAGCAAGGGATCAAGATCGGCTCTTGCTCAGGTTATCCGAAGCAAGTGATGGATAAAGTCGTCGAATTGGCCGCCACCAACGGCTACGTCGCCGACCACGTGGTTGCCACCGATGAAGTGCCGAATGGCCGTCCGTGGCCGGCCCAGGCGCTGGCCAACGTGATCGCGCTGGGCATCGACGATGTCGCGGCGTGCGTGAAGATCGATGACACCGTGCCGGGCATTCTCGAAGGCCGCCGCGCCGGTATGTGGACCGTTGCGCTGATCTGTTCGGGCAATGCGCTGGGTCTGGATTACGCCGGTTTCCGCGCCTTGGGCAGCGATGAGCTGGCCAGCGAACGCAAGCGCATTCACGCACTGTTCGAAGGCTCGCGCCCGCACTACATGATCGACACCATCACCGATTTGCCGGAAGTCATTGCCGACATCAACAAGCGCCTGGCCAATGGTGAAATGCCCCAATACAGCTAG
- a CDS encoding 2-aminoethylphosphonate--pyruvate transaminase, producing MSIAEPILLTPGPLTTSARTRQAMMVDWGSWDDRFNQLTASLCEQLLAILNGAATHHCVPLQGSGTFAVEAAIGTLVPRDGKVLVLINGAYGKRLAKICEVLGRSFSTFETAEDEPTTAADVDRLLRADSDITHVALIHCETSTGILNPLAEIAQVVEQHGKRLIIDAMSSFGALPVDAQQVPFDALIAASGKCLEGVPGMGFVFARKESLAAAAGNSHSLAMDLFDQHTYMMKTGQWRFTPPTHVVAALHEALLQYNEEGGLPARHARYAANCEALMDEMGKLGLRSFLPAAIQAPIIATFHAPQDPRYQFKDFYERVKAKGYILYPGKLTQVETFRVGCIGHVSPDEMRQAVAAVGEVLREMEVLEI from the coding sequence ATGAGTATCGCCGAACCCATCCTGCTCACTCCCGGCCCGTTGACCACTTCGGCCCGCACCCGCCAGGCGATGATGGTCGACTGGGGGTCATGGGATGACCGCTTCAACCAACTGACCGCCAGTCTGTGCGAACAACTGCTGGCGATCCTCAACGGCGCCGCCACTCACCACTGCGTGCCATTGCAGGGCAGCGGTACCTTCGCCGTCGAAGCGGCCATCGGCACTTTGGTGCCGCGTGACGGCAAAGTGCTGGTGCTGATCAACGGCGCGTACGGCAAGCGTCTGGCGAAGATTTGCGAAGTGCTCGGCCGCTCGTTCAGCACCTTCGAAACCGCTGAAGACGAACCGACGACAGCCGCCGACGTCGATCGTTTGTTGCGCGCCGACAGCGACATCACCCACGTCGCGCTGATTCACTGCGAAACCAGCACCGGGATTCTCAATCCGCTGGCGGAGATTGCCCAGGTCGTCGAGCAACACGGTAAACGCCTGATTATCGATGCCATGAGTTCCTTCGGCGCATTGCCGGTGGATGCGCAACAAGTGCCGTTCGATGCGCTGATCGCCGCGTCCGGCAAATGCCTGGAAGGCGTACCGGGAATGGGCTTCGTCTTCGCCCGCAAGGAATCACTGGCCGCAGCCGCCGGTAATTCGCACTCGCTGGCGATGGACCTGTTTGACCAGCACACCTACATGATGAAAACCGGGCAATGGCGCTTCACCCCGCCGACCCACGTGGTCGCGGCACTGCACGAAGCGCTGCTGCAATACAACGAAGAAGGTGGCCTGCCGGCGCGACATGCGCGTTACGCGGCCAATTGCGAGGCGCTGATGGACGAAATGGGCAAGCTCGGTTTGCGCAGCTTCCTGCCAGCGGCAATTCAGGCGCCGATCATTGCCACGTTCCATGCGCCGCAAGATCCGCGTTATCAGTTCAAGGATTTCTACGAACGGGTCAAGGCCAAGGGTTACATCCTCTATCCCGGCAAATTGACCCAGGTCGAAACCTTCCGCGTCGGCTGCATCGGCCACGTCAGCCCGGACGAAATGCGCCAGGCCGTCGCGGCGGTCGGCGAAGTGCTGCGTGAGATGGAAGTCCTCGAAATCTAA
- a CDS encoding LysR substrate-binding domain-containing protein, which translates to MNLFQLRAFDAVAREGSFTRAAARLFISQPAVTGHIKALEEHYQITLLRRTARRVELTEEGTKLAAITRAMFGLAEEAQTMLEANRQLLTGRLEVAADGPHMVMPMLASLRARYPGITVNLRLGNAQETLAALLSEHADVAVLTEVEPRKGLHLQALSESRICALVPAGHPWAVRAGEVKLKELDQVIMVLREPSSITRRTFDQACAQASIHPRVLLELDSREAVTEAVAAELGVGVVSSVEVSHDPRVVAIPIVGAGLVNRHMIGCMERRRELRLIQAFFGLAPV; encoded by the coding sequence ATGAACCTGTTCCAGCTCCGCGCGTTCGACGCCGTGGCCCGTGAAGGCAGCTTCACCCGCGCCGCCGCGCGCTTGTTCATCAGCCAGCCGGCAGTTACCGGGCATATCAAGGCGTTGGAGGAGCACTACCAGATCACTCTGTTGCGGCGCACCGCGCGACGGGTCGAACTGACCGAGGAGGGCACCAAACTCGCGGCGATCACCCGCGCGATGTTTGGTCTGGCGGAAGAGGCGCAGACAATGCTCGAGGCCAACCGGCAATTACTCACCGGACGGCTGGAAGTGGCGGCGGACGGGCCGCACATGGTCATGCCGATGTTGGCCAGCCTGCGTGCACGCTATCCGGGAATCACGGTGAATCTGCGCTTGGGCAATGCTCAGGAAACTCTCGCGGCGTTGCTGTCGGAACACGCCGATGTGGCGGTGTTGACCGAAGTGGAGCCGCGCAAAGGCCTGCATTTGCAAGCGTTGAGCGAATCAAGAATTTGCGCGTTGGTGCCGGCGGGGCACCCATGGGCGGTGCGTGCCGGGGAAGTGAAACTCAAGGAACTGGATCAGGTGATCATGGTGCTGCGTGAGCCGAGTTCGATCACCCGGCGTACGTTTGATCAGGCGTGCGCGCAGGCGTCGATCCATCCGCGCGTGCTGCTGGAACTCGATAGCCGTGAGGCGGTGACCGAAGCCGTCGCGGCCGAGTTGGGTGTTGGTGTGGTGTCATCGGTTGAGGTCAGCCATGACCCGCGCGTGGTGGCGATTCCGATTGTCGGGGCAGGGTTGGTCAATCGGCACATGATCGGCTGCATGGAACGGCGACGAGAGTTGCGCTTGATTCAGGCATTCTTCGGTCTTGCGCCAGTCTGA
- a CDS encoding LysR family transcriptional regulator encodes MSVSHAQLKAFHAVAVHGSFTKAAERLFLTQPAISDQVRKLEERFGVLLFHRNKRSVRLTDLGERLLAITQRLFVIEAEAQELLQESQALQTGSLILAVDAPVHVLPQIARFCERYPGISVKIETGNTDESLFRLFNYQADLALLGRDVSDERLLCVPLRNDPMVAFVSRNHPWAERESICLEDLDDTPLVLREHGSVTRQTLEEEMARAGFRIRPAIQVEGREAAREAVVVGIGVGVVSAAEFGADSRVCALPIVDCTRRLTETLVCLREQSNRRVVATFLDMVRQSLV; translated from the coding sequence ATGTCGGTGTCCCACGCCCAACTCAAAGCCTTCCACGCCGTGGCCGTGCATGGAAGCTTCACCAAAGCCGCCGAGCGCCTTTTTCTCACGCAACCGGCGATATCCGACCAAGTGCGCAAACTCGAAGAGCGTTTCGGCGTGTTGCTATTTCACCGCAATAAACGTTCCGTACGCCTGACCGACTTGGGCGAGCGCTTGCTGGCGATCACCCAGCGCCTGTTTGTGATTGAAGCCGAAGCGCAGGAGTTGCTGCAGGAATCTCAGGCCTTGCAGACCGGCAGCCTGATTCTCGCGGTGGATGCGCCGGTGCACGTGCTGCCGCAGATCGCGCGGTTCTGTGAGCGTTATCCGGGGATCAGCGTGAAGATCGAGACCGGCAACACCGATGAATCACTGTTTCGTCTGTTCAACTATCAGGCCGATCTGGCGTTGCTCGGGCGCGATGTCAGCGATGAGCGCTTGCTGTGTGTTCCATTGCGTAACGATCCGATGGTGGCGTTCGTTTCGCGCAATCACCCGTGGGCCGAGCGTGAATCGATTTGCCTGGAAGACCTGGATGACACGCCGCTGGTGCTGCGTGAACACGGATCGGTGACAAGGCAGACGCTGGAAGAGGAAATGGCCCGGGCCGGATTTCGCATTCGCCCGGCGATTCAAGTGGAAGGACGGGAAGCGGCACGCGAGGCGGTGGTGGTCGGGATTGGTGTCGGCGTTGTTTCGGCGGCGGAGTTTGGTGCGGATTCGCGGGTGTGTGCGTTGCCGATTGTCGACTGCACACGACGGCTGACGGAGACGCTGGTGTGTTTGCGTGAGCAAAGCAATCGACGGGTGGTGGCGACCTTCCTCGATATGGTTCGCCAGAGTCTTGTGTGA
- a CDS encoding MFS transporter → MNKHIGTIARWRVQIFAITWLAYAAFYFTRKAFSVAKLGIAEDPTFMLDKMAMANLDAIYLAAYALGQFTWGMLADRFGPRVVVLGGLLISAAAALVMGSYATLPIFATCMLIQGLAQSTGWSGLCKNLGSFFPSQQRGRVLGLWSSCYAFGGLVASPFAGWWAYTLMGTWHAAFISSAVVVAVVAVLFFIFQRNKPEDVGLPAVEPEPELTAEETEANSKLSVWEPLKEILRNRTVLVLGLAYFMLKPARYAILLWGPVIVFEQMPSVGKVGAAIIPTSFELAGLLGPILIGLASDKLFGARRMPACVLSLLALTVTLALFMGALHTGSVLLVVALLFVMGLTLYGPDSMISGAAAIDFGKAKAGATAAGFVNGCGSVGAVLGGLLPGYFDSVTVFIVFAGCALFSALVLIPHWNSRPVGVMEPRASIPNCPLTIKPLRS, encoded by the coding sequence ATGAATAAGCACATCGGCACCATTGCGCGTTGGCGCGTGCAGATTTTCGCGATTACCTGGCTGGCGTACGCCGCTTTCTACTTCACCCGCAAAGCCTTTTCGGTGGCCAAACTGGGCATCGCCGAAGACCCGACCTTCATGCTCGACAAGATGGCCATGGCCAACCTCGATGCCATTTATCTGGCGGCTTATGCCCTCGGCCAGTTCACCTGGGGCATGCTCGCCGACCGCTTTGGCCCACGGGTCGTGGTGCTCGGTGGGTTGCTGATTTCCGCCGCAGCGGCGCTGGTGATGGGCAGTTACGCCACGTTGCCGATCTTCGCCACCTGCATGTTGATTCAGGGCTTGGCGCAGTCCACCGGCTGGTCGGGATTGTGCAAAAACCTCGGCAGTTTCTTCCCGTCCCAGCAGCGCGGGCGGGTGCTCGGCCTATGGAGTTCCTGCTACGCCTTTGGTGGTCTGGTGGCGTCGCCATTTGCCGGCTGGTGGGCGTATACCTTGATGGGCACCTGGCACGCGGCGTTCATTTCCAGTGCGGTGGTGGTTGCCGTGGTCGCGGTGTTGTTCTTTATCTTCCAGCGCAACAAACCGGAAGACGTCGGCTTGCCGGCGGTCGAGCCGGAACCTGAATTGACGGCGGAAGAAACCGAAGCCAACAGCAAGCTGAGTGTCTGGGAGCCGTTGAAGGAAATCCTGCGTAACCGCACGGTGCTGGTGCTGGGCCTGGCGTATTTCATGTTGAAACCGGCGCGTTACGCGATTCTGTTGTGGGGGCCGGTGATTGTTTTTGAGCAGATGCCGAGTGTCGGCAAGGTCGGCGCGGCGATCATTCCCACCTCGTTCGAACTGGCCGGGTTGCTCGGGCCGATCCTGATTGGCCTGGCCTCGGACAAACTCTTCGGCGCCCGGCGCATGCCGGCCTGCGTGTTGAGCCTGTTGGCGCTGACCGTGACGCTGGCGCTGTTCATGGGCGCGCTGCACACCGGCAGTGTCTTGCTGGTGGTCGCGTTGCTGTTCGTCATGGGCCTGACCCTGTACGGCCCGGACTCAATGATCAGCGGTGCCGCCGCGATCGACTTCGGCAAAGCCAAGGCTGGCGCCACAGCGGCCGGTTTCGTCAACGGCTGCGGCTCGGTCGGCGCGGTGCTCGGTGGTTTGCTGCCGGGTTACTTCGACTCGGTGACGGTGTTTATCGTCTTCGCCGGTTGTGCGCTGTTCTCGGCGCTGGTGCTGATTCCGCACTGGAACAGCCGCCCGGTCGGGGTGATGGAACCGCGTGCCTCGATCCCCAATTGCCCGCTGACGATCAAACCCCTGCGTTCCTGA
- a CDS encoding FAD-dependent oxidoreductase, giving the protein MRPFWLEQALQADTSEPCAPLQGEVRSDVCIVGGGYTGLWTAIMLKQQNPELDVLLIEADICGAGASGRNGGCALSWSAKYFTLERLFGVEEAVRLVKESERSIHAIGEFCEQYGVDADYRLDGTLYTATNRAQVGSTDAVIVALERNGINSFTQRPLADVQRMAGSSKHLEGWFSPAAASVQPGKLVRGLRRVALQLGVKIHENTAMTGLEEGRPARLQTPNGTVIADRVVLAMNAWMARAFPQFERSVAIVSSDMLITEPRPELLQEIGLTSGVTVLDSRIFVHYYHNTPDGRIMLGKGGNTFAFGGRMLPVFDQPSPYAGLLKNSLADFFPAFADVKVDATWNGPSDRSVTGLPFFGQMSSAGNVFYGFGYSGSGVGPCHMGGQILASLVQGLDNPWTRSPLVNGPLGYFPPEPIRYLGSLMVRNAIRRKERAEDHGRRPRHLDVRLAKFAAAAGKADKA; this is encoded by the coding sequence ATGAGACCGTTTTGGCTGGAGCAGGCCTTGCAGGCCGATACGTCTGAACCCTGCGCGCCGTTGCAGGGCGAGGTCCGCAGCGATGTGTGCATTGTTGGCGGCGGTTACACCGGGTTGTGGACGGCAATCATGCTCAAGCAGCAGAACCCCGAACTCGATGTGTTGCTGATCGAAGCGGACATCTGCGGCGCCGGCGCCAGTGGGCGCAATGGCGGATGTGCGCTGTCGTGGTCGGCAAAATATTTCACCCTTGAACGTCTGTTTGGCGTCGAGGAAGCGGTACGTCTGGTCAAGGAATCGGAGCGCAGCATCCATGCGATCGGTGAGTTCTGCGAGCAGTACGGCGTCGATGCCGATTATCGCCTCGACGGCACGCTGTACACCGCGACCAACCGCGCACAAGTCGGCTCGACCGATGCGGTGATCGTCGCACTGGAGCGCAACGGCATCAACTCGTTCACCCAGCGCCCGCTGGCCGATGTGCAGCGCATGGCCGGTTCGAGCAAGCATCTGGAAGGCTGGTTCTCGCCGGCAGCGGCGAGTGTGCAGCCGGGCAAACTGGTGCGTGGCTTGCGTCGGGTAGCGTTGCAGTTGGGTGTGAAGATTCACGAAAACACGGCAATGACCGGGCTGGAAGAAGGACGCCCGGCACGCTTGCAGACGCCGAATGGCACGGTGATCGCCGATCGCGTGGTGCTGGCAATGAACGCATGGATGGCCCGTGCTTTTCCGCAGTTCGAACGCAGCGTGGCGATTGTCTCCAGCGACATGCTGATCACCGAACCGCGCCCGGAGCTGTTGCAGGAGATCGGTTTGACCAGCGGGGTCACCGTGCTCGATTCGCGGATTTTCGTGCACTACTACCACAACACCCCGGACGGCCGGATCATGCTCGGCAAGGGCGGCAACACCTTCGCGTTTGGCGGGCGGATGCTGCCGGTGTTCGATCAGCCATCGCCTTATGCCGGCCTGCTGAAAAACAGTCTTGCGGACTTCTTTCCGGCGTTTGCCGATGTGAAAGTCGATGCCACCTGGAACGGCCCCTCCGATCGCTCGGTCACTGGCTTGCCGTTCTTTGGCCAGATGAGCAGCGCCGGCAATGTGTTTTACGGTTTCGGCTATTCGGGCAGCGGCGTCGGCCCGTGCCACATGGGCGGGCAGATTCTCGCTTCACTGGTGCAAGGCCTGGACAACCCGTGGACGCGCTCGCCGCTGGTCAACGGGCCGCTGGGTTATTTCCCGCCGGAGCCGATCCGCTACCTCGGTTCACTGATGGTGCGCAACGCTATCCGCCGCAAGGAGCGCGCCGAGGATCATGGGCGACGACCTCGGCATCTCGACGTGCGCCTGGCCAAATTCGCCGCCGCGGCAGGTAAGGCCGACAAAGCCTGA
- the tssI gene encoding type VI secretion system tip protein TssI/VgrG, protein MLNDKESPFTLTLTDSGLCLPVVRFHGEEALNQPFRFDIELIGLAPAVAPGTFLHQPAYLRLDDQHGVHGMIDSARCEHRGTHRIGYRLTVVPRLQQLAQPSKRRVFVQRSVPQILQQLLKGNALPVDSYRIEMSVGQYPIRPFCIQYEESDLALLHRLCEEEGIHYHFEHRMDGHVVVFADDSLSLPQVPVLLAFKAGEQTPSPSVSALYQHHHAAPIATLHAVRNRGQQAISVDAANHITVNPLPPIPSLEQRHHEQRSRRHLERQRCQHRTINGRSDRVGLLSGHLLQVSAHPISHFNEQWRLTSIRHHGEHPSILDPNPALHRYHNDFTAQPWSTDFRPALRQTRPGIAGYHLAQVFGPAGQPAQLDEQGRVAVRLWPSEHSQTLDDDAIWLPIAMTRANGRIALDELPCAGSEVWVSFLDSDPDRPILCLGNSRNPTPREPPPARDSSLLLDWLLNSDAR, encoded by the coding sequence ATGCTCAATGACAAGGAAAGTCCTTTTACCCTGACCCTGACCGACAGCGGCCTGTGCCTGCCGGTGGTGCGTTTCCACGGTGAGGAAGCGCTCAACCAGCCCTTCCGTTTCGACATCGAACTGATCGGTCTGGCCCCCGCCGTGGCGCCGGGCACCTTCCTGCACCAACCAGCCTACCTGCGCCTGGATGACCAGCATGGGGTGCACGGCATGATCGACAGTGCCCGTTGCGAACATCGCGGCACGCATCGGATCGGCTATCGACTGACTGTCGTGCCGCGCCTGCAACAGTTGGCCCAGCCGAGCAAACGGCGGGTCTTCGTGCAACGGAGCGTGCCGCAGATTCTCCAGCAATTGCTCAAGGGAAATGCCCTGCCCGTTGATAGCTACCGGATTGAAATGAGCGTCGGGCAATACCCGATCCGGCCGTTTTGCATTCAGTACGAAGAAAGTGATCTGGCGCTGCTGCACAGGCTTTGCGAGGAGGAAGGCATCCACTATCACTTCGAACACCGAATGGACGGCCACGTTGTCGTGTTTGCCGATGACAGCCTGAGCCTGCCACAAGTGCCGGTGCTGCTTGCGTTCAAGGCCGGCGAACAAACGCCCTCACCCAGCGTCAGTGCGCTGTACCAGCATCACCACGCAGCCCCCATCGCCACGCTGCATGCCGTGCGTAATCGAGGGCAACAGGCGATCAGCGTCGATGCCGCCAACCACATCACGGTAAATCCCCTGCCGCCAATACCTTCTCTCGAGCAACGTCACCACGAACAACGCAGCCGTCGGCATTTGGAACGGCAACGCTGCCAGCACCGCACGATCAATGGCCGCAGTGATCGGGTCGGTTTGCTCAGTGGCCATCTGCTGCAAGTGTCGGCGCATCCGATCAGCCACTTCAACGAACAATGGCGGCTCACGTCGATCCGCCATCACGGCGAGCATCCGTCGATTCTTGACCCGAACCCTGCCCTGCACCGCTACCACAACGATTTCACTGCCCAGCCCTGGTCAACCGATTTTCGTCCCGCGCTTAGACAAACCCGCCCCGGCATTGCCGGATATCACCTGGCGCAGGTGTTCGGGCCTGCCGGGCAACCGGCACAACTCGATGAGCAGGGTCGAGTCGCCGTCAGGCTGTGGCCTTCGGAACACTCGCAAACACTTGATGACGACGCGATCTGGTTACCCATCGCCATGACGCGAGCCAATGGTCGAATCGCACTGGATGAACTGCCCTGCGCCGGCAGCGAAGTGTGGGTGAGTTTCCTCGACAGCGACCCGGATCGACCGATCCTGTGTCTGGGCAACTCGCGCAACCCCACGCCTCGCGAACCACCGCCTGCACGCGATAGCAGCTTGTTGCTCGACTGGCTGCTCAACAGCGACGCCCGCTGA
- a CDS encoding YebC/PmpR family DNA-binding transcriptional regulator — MGAQWKVKHKEAAANAKGKIFGKLVKEITIAARNGADTTTNAHLRLVVEQAKKASMPKETLDRAIKKGAGLLGETVQYHRVTYEGFAPHQVPLIVECVTDNINRTVAEIRVAFRKGQLGASGSVAWDFNHVGMIEASPDTPDADAEMAAIEAGAQDFEPGEDGATLFLTDPTDLDAVQKALPEQGFTVLSAKLGYQPKNPVSGLSDEQMAEVEAFLEGLDNHDDVQDMFVGLAG; from the coding sequence ATGGGCGCACAGTGGAAGGTTAAACACAAAGAAGCGGCAGCCAACGCCAAGGGCAAGATCTTCGGCAAACTGGTGAAGGAAATCACCATCGCTGCCCGCAACGGTGCCGATACCACCACCAACGCACACCTGCGTCTGGTGGTCGAACAGGCCAAGAAAGCCTCGATGCCAAAAGAAACCCTGGATCGCGCGATCAAGAAAGGCGCCGGTCTGCTGGGTGAAACCGTGCAATACCATCGCGTGACCTACGAAGGGTTCGCCCCGCACCAGGTGCCGCTGATCGTCGAGTGCGTGACCGACAACATCAACCGTACCGTCGCCGAAATCCGCGTGGCGTTCCGTAAAGGCCAACTGGGTGCCTCCGGCTCCGTGGCTTGGGACTTCAACCACGTCGGCATGATCGAAGCTTCGCCGGACACCCCGGACGCCGATGCGGAAATGGCCGCCATCGAAGCCGGTGCTCAGGATTTCGAGCCGGGCGAAGACGGCGCAACGCTGTTCCTGACTGACCCTACCGATCTGGATGCGGTGCAGAAAGCGCTGCCAGAGCAAGGTTTCACCGTGTTGTCGGCCAAGCTCGGCTACCAGCCGAAAAACCCGGTCAGCGGTTTGAGCGACGAGCAAATGGCTGAGGTTGAAGCGTTCCTCGAAGGCCTCGATAACCATGATGACGTGCAAGACATGTTTGTCGGCCTGGCGGGCTGA
- a CDS encoding leucine-rich repeat-containing protein kinase family protein, with amino-acid sequence MHTLAQLRAGELSGITRLDLSCGLTEFPVEIFELADTLEILNLSGNALSSLPDDLHRLTRLRVLFCSDNPFTELPACLGQCAALTMVGFRANRIVNVPAQALPPQLRWLILTDNCIESLPSELGERPALQKLMLSGNRLQALPPSLSNCHRLELLRISANRLTELPQWLLALPSLTWLAYAGNPLETEADAAALEATPQILWSALRLEQRLGEGASGVISRASWQRDDGSVTSVAVKLYKGEMTSDGSPLHEMNACITAGLHPNLIRIEGRISGHPDGQQGLVMQLIDPSFHNLADLPSLASCSRDVYADDCRFTAEVALNIARGIASAAEHLHQQGITHGDLYGHNILLNARGDCLLGDFGGASFHAIADTAQTRALQRIEVRAFGILLGELLARIDSGLSDERRAVLEELERRCCQAEVLARPGFAEVMRQLENL; translated from the coding sequence ATGCACACCCTTGCTCAATTGCGCGCCGGCGAGTTGTCGGGCATCACGCGGCTGGATCTGTCTTGCGGACTGACCGAGTTCCCGGTCGAGATTTTCGAGCTGGCCGACACTCTGGAAATTCTCAATCTCAGCGGCAATGCCCTGAGCAGCCTGCCGGATGACCTGCATCGTCTGACGCGTCTGCGCGTGCTGTTCTGCTCCGACAACCCATTCACCGAACTGCCGGCCTGTCTCGGCCAATGCGCGGCGCTGACGATGGTCGGCTTCAGAGCCAATCGCATCGTCAACGTCCCCGCTCAAGCCCTGCCGCCACAACTGCGCTGGCTTATCCTGACCGACAACTGCATCGAAAGCCTGCCGAGCGAACTCGGTGAGCGCCCGGCCCTGCAAAAGCTCATGCTGTCCGGCAATCGTCTGCAAGCGCTGCCGCCTTCACTGAGCAACTGCCATCGGCTTGAGTTGCTGCGCATTTCCGCCAACCGCCTGACCGAACTGCCGCAATGGCTGCTCGCGCTGCCGAGCCTGACCTGGCTGGCCTACGCCGGTAACCCGCTGGAAACCGAGGCAGACGCCGCCGCGCTGGAGGCGACGCCGCAAATCCTTTGGTCGGCACTGCGTCTGGAACAGCGGTTGGGTGAAGGTGCCTCGGGAGTGATTTCCCGGGCGAGCTGGCAACGCGACGATGGCTCAGTGACGTCGGTTGCGGTGAAGTTGTACAAAGGTGAAATGACCAGCGATGGCTCGCCGCTGCACGAAATGAATGCCTGTATCACCGCCGGCCTGCATCCCAATCTGATCCGCATCGAGGGGCGCATCAGTGGCCATCCCGACGGCCAACAGGGACTGGTGATGCAACTGATCGATCCGTCCTTCCATAACCTCGCCGACCTGCCAAGCCTGGCGTCCTGCTCACGCGATGTGTACGCCGATGATTGCCGGTTCACTGCCGAGGTGGCGCTGAACATTGCCAGAGGCATCGCCTCCGCAGCGGAGCATCTGCATCAGCAAGGCATCACCCACGGCGATCTCTACGGGCACAACATTTTGTTGAACGCGCGCGGCGATTGCCTGCTCGGGGATTTTGGCGGGGCGTCGTTCCACGCTATTGCCGACACGGCGCAAACGCGCGCGTTGCAACGCATCGAAGTGCGTGCGTTCGGGATTTTGTTGGGGGAATTGCTGGCGCGCATCGACTCGGGGTTGAGTGATGAGCGGCGTGCGGTGCTTGAGGAGCTGGAGCGGCGTTGCTGTCAGGCGGAGGTGCTGGCGCGGCCGGGGTTTGCTGAGGTCATGCGGCAGCTTGAGAATCTGTGA